A window of the Gossypium hirsutum isolate 1008001.06 chromosome A05, Gossypium_hirsutum_v2.1, whole genome shotgun sequence genome harbors these coding sequences:
- the LOC121229519 gene encoding probable calcium-binding protein CML44, producing MSGTALSKKDLQRIFEKLDKNGDGLVSLEELNCLLDGIGVQFSPQELEPLVGKPCLNMHEFLSFCDSISNHSVNGDIIEEEEEEDDDDNDDDDEDDLAKAFEVFDLNGDGFISCEELESVLGRLGLWDANSGKDCRSMICFYDTNFDGMVDFQEFKTMMLHNISS from the coding sequence ATGTCAGGTACAGCCCTTAGCAAGAAGGACCTACAACGGATATTCGAGAAGCTGGACAAGAATGGGGATGGCTTGGTTAGCCTGGAAGAACTCAATTGCCTACTGGACGGAATCGGTGTCCAGTTTAGCCCCCAGGAGCTGGAGCCCTTAGTGGGAAAGCCATGTCTGAACATGCATGAATTCTTGTCCTTCTGCGATTCCATCTCCAACCACAGCGTTAATGGGGAcatcattgaagaagaagaagaagaagatgatgatgataatgatgatgatgatgaagatgacCTGGCCAAGGCTTTCGAGGTGTTCGACTTGAACGGGGATGGGTTCATTTCATGCGAAGAGCTGGAAAGCGTGTTGGGAAGGCTTGGGTTGTGGGATGCAAACAGTGGCAAAGATTGCAGGAGCATGATTTGCTTCTACGACACCAACTTTGACGGCATGGTTGATTTTCAAGAGTTCAAAACCATGATGTTGCACAACATATCTTCCTAG
- the LOC107961114 gene encoding probable methyltransferase PMT10, whose translation MKPTAPITSSTTTTVASTMATITDVFKTPKFVIFSAMVLLSFSFVFLDTHFSSSSSSSPFSFSYYSLPRKMSPPTSPPSPPPRLPAVRRTGIIDETGAMSDEFFIGQWDSISISALTELSNGNELGGGEEKEKKKKSGGEVKVRFEKYKVCERSKVDYIPCLDNEEAIKLFNNSEKGEKYERHCPGNDKSLDCVVPRPEGYRIPIPWPQSRDEVWFSNVPHAGLVEDRGGKNWISIKEDKVIFPGGGTQFIHGADRYLNQISQMVSEISFGHHIRVALDIGGGVASFGAFLLQRNVTTLTIAPKDVHGSQIQFALERGVPAMVAVFATRRLLYPSQAFDLIHCSNCGINWTRDDGILLLEANRMLRAGGYFIWAAKRVDKHEDNLQEQWEEMEDLTTRICWELVKKEGYIVIWRKPLNNSCYLNRDAKVLPPLCDPDDNSDNVWYTNLRTCITPLPGNGYGSNVSAWPERLHYPPERLQTIDMDAHISRKEIFRAESNYLNEIIENYVRAYHWKDMKLRNVMDMRAGLGGFAAALHDLQVDCWVMNVVPVSGFNTLPVIYDRGLIGVMHDWCEPFDTYPRTYDLLHAASLFSVEKKRCNISTIMLEMDRILRPGGRVYIRDSVTIMGELEEIAKEMGWVPALHETGEGPHASWKVLMSEKRM comes from the exons ATGAAGCCGACTGCCCCAATAACCAGTTCTACAACAACAACCGTGGCATCAACGATGGCGACAATAACTGATGTCTTTAAAACTCCGAAGTTCGTTATATTTTCGGCCATGGttctcctctctttttccttCGTTTTCCTTGACACTcacttctcctcctcctcctcctcctctccttTCTCCTTCAGTTACTACTCACTACCTCGGAAAATGTCGCCTCCGACTTCACCACCTTCGCCGCCGCCGCGTCTTCCGGCAGTGAGAAGGACGGGAATAATCGACGAAACGGGAGCAATGTCGGACGAATTCTTTATCGGACAGTGGGATTCAATATCCATAAGTGCTCTTACAGAGCTCAGCAACGGCAACGAGTTAGGAGGAGgggaagaaaaggaaaagaagaagaagagtggTGGTGAAGTTAAGGTGAGGTTTGAGAAATATAAGGTATGCGAGAGGAGTAAAGTAGATTATATACCGTGTTTGGATAATGAGGAAGCTATTAAGCTGTTTAATAACAGTGAAAAAGGGGAGAAATACGAAAGGCATTGTCCTGGAAATGATAAATCGTTGGACTGTGTAGTTCCGAGGCCGGAAGGTTACCGGATTCCTATTCCGTGGCCTCAGAGCCGTGATGAG GTTTGGTTCAGCAATGTGCCGCATGCTGGTTTGGTTGAAGATAGAGGTGGGAAAAATTGGATATCAATAAAAGAAGATAAGGTCATTTTCCCAGGAGGTGGAACACAATTTATTCATGGTGCAGATCGATATTTGAATCAGATTTCACAG ATGGTTTCCGAGATTTCGTTTGGCCACCATATTCGTGTTGCATTAGATATTGGCGGTGGAGTTGCCAGTTTTGGTGCCTTTCTCCTGCAACGCAATGTTACCACCTTAACAATAGCACCTAAAGATGTTCATGGAAGCCAAATTCAATTTGCACTGGAGCGTGGAGTGCCTGCCATGGTTGCGGTATTTGCTACACGTCGCCTGTTGTATCCAAGTCAGGCTTTTGACCTGATACATTGTTCAAATTGTGGCATTAATTGGACTCGTGATG ATGGAATTTTGCTTCTCGAGGCAAACAGGATGCTTAGGGCTGGAGGATATTTTATCTGGGCTGCAAAGCGTGTAGATAAACATGAAGATAACCTACAAGAGCAATGGGAAG AAATGGAGGATCTTACCACCCGCATTTGCTGGGAACTAGTAAAGAAGGAGGGATATATTGTCATATGGAGGAAGCCTTTAAACAATAGTTGCTATCTTAATCGTGATGCAAAAGTGCTACCTCCCCTTTGTGATCCTGATGATAATTCAGACAATGTTTG GTACACTAATTTGAGGACCTGCATCACTCCATTGCCAGGGAATGGTTATGGCTCAAATGTTAGCGCATGGCCTGAACGTCTTCACTATCCACCTGAACGACTTCAAACAATAGACATGGATGCCCACATATCCAGAAAGGAAATCTTTAGAGCAGAGTCAAATTACTTGAACGAAATAATAGAGAACTATGTACGTGCATATCACTGGAAAGATATGAAACTACGTAATGTGATGGACATGAGAGCTGGACTTGGAGG GTTTGCAGCAGCATTACATGATCTCCAGGTTGATTGTTGGGTTATGAATGTTGTTCCTGTTAGTGGGTTCAACACCTTGCCTGTAATTTATGATCGTGGCCTTATAGGAGTTATGCATGACTG GTGTGAGCCATTTGATACTTATCCAAGAACATATGACCTATTGCATGCAGCAAGTCTTTTCTCCGTTGAGAAGAAGAG GTGTAATATCTCAACCATCATGCTCGAGATGGACCGGATATTAAGACCGGGTGGACGTGTATATATACGGGACTCGGTAACCATAATGGGTGAACTTGAAGAAATCGCAAAAGAAATGGGTTGGGTGCCTGCACTACATGAAACAGGTGAAGGTCCACATGCAAGCTGGAAAGTTCTGATGTCTGAGAAACGCATGTGA
- the LOC107961115 gene encoding uncharacterized protein, with amino-acid sequence MRMMISCTPFETALLLKKYGNREVADTEIESTRGGPLEGEWTYLNTDGAIRGTQGLQLLQDKNGEWILGYNKYLGNCSILDTILWGIFDCLKLIHRRGEVNVVIQSDSLEAVKAIRGSVLKSSHSALIKKIQRILSQESNWILRYSPREQNQSVEFIAKLAFGGIPSTN; translated from the exons ATGCGTATGATGATATCTTGCACACCATTTGAGACCGCACTTTTGCTAAAGAAGTATGGAAACAG AGAAGTTGCAGATACTGAAATTGAATCGACTCGTGGAGGACCATTAGAAGGAGAGTGGACTTATCTTAACACAGATGGTGCCATTCGAGGGACTCAAGGGTTGCAGCTGCTGCAAGACAAAAATGGAGAGTGGATCCTAGGTTACAATAAATATCTAGGTAATTGCTCGATCCTAGATACGATACTTTGGGGTATTTTTGACTGCCTAAAACTCATCCACCGAAGAGGCGAGGTCAATGTTGTAATTCAGTCTGATAGTTTGGAGGCAGTCAAAGCTATTCGCGGAAGTGTCCTAAAGTCTTCACACTCTGCTCTTATCAAAAAGATACAACGCATCCTATCCCAAGAAAGCAATTGGATCTTACGCTACAGTCCTAGGGAGCAAAATCAAAGTGTCGAATTTATAGCCAAATTGGCTTTCGGAGGAATACCTTCAACTAATTGA